Proteins encoded together in one Otariodibacter oris window:
- the ribD gene encoding bifunctional diaminohydroxyphosphoribosylaminopyrimidine deaminase/5-amino-6-(5-phosphoribosylamino)uracil reductase RibD, which produces MTDFDYMARAIELAEQARGWTNPNPLVGCVIVKNGKIIAEGYHERVGEWHAERNAILRCEEDLTGATAYVTLEPCCHHGRTPPCSDLLIERGIKKVFIGSRDPNPLVSGKGAHQLRQAGIEVIEDFMREECDQLNPIFFHYIQTRRPYVLLKYAMTADGKIATVTGESKWITGEQARQNVQRTRHQYSAIMVGVETVLADNPFLNSRMPNAKQPVRIVCDSQLRTPLDSQLVQTAQQFPTVIATVSNNMQKIEQFQAFGVQVLQCNEQHKRVDLHDLLQRLGAMQIDSLLIEGGSQLNFSALESGIVNRVHCYIAPKLFGGKTAKTPIGGEGIGDISQAVRLTLKSTELIGEDILLDYEVL; this is translated from the coding sequence ATGACAGATTTTGATTATATGGCACGCGCCATTGAACTAGCAGAACAAGCTAGAGGTTGGACTAATCCAAATCCTCTAGTGGGTTGTGTGATCGTAAAAAATGGCAAGATTATTGCGGAAGGCTATCACGAACGAGTAGGTGAATGGCACGCGGAACGCAATGCGATTTTACGTTGTGAGGAAGATCTTACGGGGGCAACGGCTTATGTCACCCTTGAGCCTTGTTGTCACCATGGGCGTACACCACCTTGCTCTGATTTATTGATTGAACGAGGCATAAAAAAAGTCTTTATTGGCTCACGTGATCCTAATCCTTTAGTTTCAGGTAAAGGAGCGCACCAATTACGCCAAGCGGGTATTGAGGTAATAGAAGATTTTATGCGAGAAGAGTGCGATCAGCTTAATCCGATCTTTTTTCATTATATCCAAACCAGACGCCCTTACGTGTTACTCAAATATGCAATGACAGCAGATGGAAAAATTGCAACGGTTACAGGTGAATCTAAATGGATTACGGGTGAGCAAGCACGTCAAAATGTACAGAGAACACGTCATCAATACAGTGCCATTATGGTTGGGGTTGAAACGGTATTAGCGGACAATCCATTCCTGAATAGCCGAATGCCGAATGCAAAACAGCCCGTGCGTATTGTGTGTGATTCTCAGCTAAGAACACCGCTTGATAGTCAGTTAGTGCAAACCGCACAACAATTTCCAACGGTGATTGCGACAGTGTCTAACAATATGCAAAAAATTGAGCAATTTCAAGCCTTTGGTGTGCAGGTGTTGCAATGTAATGAGCAACACAAGCGGGTAGATTTACACGATCTTTTGCAAAGATTGGGTGCAATGCAAATTGATAGTTTATTGATTGAAGGTGGCTCTCAACTGAATTTTAGTGCATTAGAGAGTGGTATTGTTAATCGTGTGCATTGTTATATCGCCCCGAAACTATTTGGCGGTAAAACAGCGAAAACACCGATTGGCGGTGAAGGGATTGGCGATA